Proteins co-encoded in one Lates calcarifer isolate ASB-BC8 linkage group LG17, TLL_Latcal_v3, whole genome shotgun sequence genomic window:
- the LOC108879544 gene encoding proproteinase E → MMKVALVLLFVAYAYGCGTPTYEPSVNRVVNGEDARPYSWPWQISLQYLSGSTYRHTCGGTLLAPNWVLTAGHCIGPRTYRVVLGEYDLTNGEGYEQVRAVERIIVHPGWNSNCLSCGNDIAMIKLASPAVPNDKVQPSCVPKSGEIVPHNYPCYVTGWGRLYSGGPIASKLQQAILPVVGHSVCSSSDWWGSTVKTHMICGGGDIRSACHGDSGGPLNCKGNDGRWYVQGVTSFVSSLGCNTLKKPTVFTRTSSFTKWISDTMLQY, encoded by the exons ATGATGAAAGTGGCCCTTGTCCTGCTGTTTGTTGCCTATG CTTACGGGTGTGGCACACCCACCTATGAGCCCTCTGTGAACCGTGTTGTGAACGGGGAGGATGCTCGTCCCTACAGCTGGCCCTGGCAG ATCTCTCTGCAGTATCTGAGCGGCTCCACGTACCGACACACGTGTGGAGGAACTCTGCTCGCTCCAAACTGGGTTTTGACTGCTGGACACTGCATCGG ACCTCGTACTTACCGTGTGGTGCTGGGGGAGTACGACCTCACAAACGGGGAGGGCTATGAGCAGGTCAGAGCTGTGGAGAGGATCATCGTTCACCCTGGCTGGAACAGTAACTGCCTGTCCTGTGG AAACGACATTGCGATGATCAAACTGGCCTCCCCTGCTGTCCCAAACGACAAGGTGCAGCCTTCCTGTGTGCCCAAGAGCGGAGAGATCGTCCCTCACAACTACCCCTGCTACGTCACCGGCTGGGGGAGACTCTACA GTGGTGGTCCCATTGCATCTAAGCTCCAGCAGGCTATTCTTCCCGTAGTCGGTCAcagtgtctgcagcagcagcgacTGGTGGGGGAGTACCGTGAAGACCCACATGatctgtggtggtggtgacatCCGCTCTGCCTGCCAT ggagATTCAGGTGGCCCTCTGAACTGCAAGGGCAATGATGGCAGGTGGTACGTGCAGGGGGTGACCAGCTTCGTCTCCTCCCTCGGATGCAACACCCTGAAGAAGCCCACAGTTTTCACTCGCACCTCTTCCTTCACAAAGTGGATCAGTGAC actATGCTGCAGTACTGA